A DNA window from Acidobacteriota bacterium contains the following coding sequences:
- the mqnE gene encoding aminofutalosine synthase MqnE, translating into MLFSFDQNLRDIAEKVEDGERLTFEDGLSLFATDDLNALGKLADHVRRKKHGKTTYYNVNRHFNHTNICVADCKFCGFYRRARQDDAYTYSVQEGLDIARRAVEEGATELHIVGGLNSKLPFEYYTNLFSSLKREFPKLHLKALTMVELDFFARFYKMSDEDVIEKLKAAGMDSCPGGGAEIFAEPTRSRICDHKCDGDRWLELAGKVHKAGLKTNATMLYGHIETMEDRVDHFVRLREQQDKTGGFQCFIPLAFYPSGTALDSLPGPDAIDNLKTIAVSRLMLDNFDHIKAYWVMLGKATAQTALHFGANDLDGTITDGGELTHAYAAEGEVKMTKQEIIEMIERAGFEAVERDTVYNRVDKVAA; encoded by the coding sequence ATGTTGTTTTCATTTGATCAAAACTTAAGAGACATCGCGGAAAAGGTCGAGGATGGCGAGCGGTTGACGTTCGAAGACGGACTATCGCTGTTTGCGACGGACGACCTCAATGCATTGGGCAAACTGGCCGATCACGTTCGCCGCAAGAAACATGGCAAGACGACGTATTACAACGTCAATCGCCACTTTAACCACACCAATATCTGCGTCGCGGACTGCAAATTCTGCGGCTTTTATCGCCGGGCGAGGCAGGATGATGCCTACACTTATTCCGTCCAGGAAGGCCTCGATATCGCTCGCCGGGCTGTCGAGGAAGGTGCGACCGAGCTGCATATTGTCGGAGGGCTGAACAGCAAACTTCCGTTCGAGTACTACACCAACCTTTTCTCGTCGCTCAAACGCGAATTCCCCAAACTCCATCTCAAAGCCTTGACCATGGTCGAGCTTGATTTCTTTGCCCGCTTTTACAAAATGTCGGACGAGGATGTGATCGAAAAGCTTAAGGCAGCCGGCATGGATTCGTGTCCGGGCGGCGGTGCTGAGATCTTTGCCGAACCGACGCGAAGCAGGATCTGCGACCACAAATGCGACGGTGACCGCTGGCTCGAACTCGCCGGCAAGGTCCACAAAGCCGGGCTCAAAACCAACGCCACGATGCTCTACGGCCATATCGAAACGATGGAAGACCGCGTAGATCATTTCGTACGCCTCCGCGAACAGCAGGACAAGACCGGCGGCTTCCAGTGCTTCATCCCCCTCGCGTTCTATCCCAGCGGCACCGCGCTTGACAGCTTGCCCGGCCCCGACGCGATCGACAATCTCAAGACCATCGCCGTTTCACGCCTGATGCTCGACAACTTCGACCACATCAAGGCCTACTGGGTCATGCTCGGCAAAGCCACCGCCCAGACCGCCCTCCACTTCGGCGCCAACGACCTCGACGGCACCATCACCGACGGCGGCGAACTAACCCACGCCTACGCCGCCGAAGGCGAAGTAAAAATGACCAAACAAGAGATCATCGAAATGATCGAGCGTGCCGGTTTTGAAGCTGTCGAGCGAGATACCGTCTACAACCGCGTGGATAAGGTTGCCGCTTAG
- a CDS encoding DUF72 domain-containing protein, translating into MKFGQVENPEEIDFTIPPDHADTAAVLGGKAADSLEIHVGCAKWNKTDLKGFYPKGVKDELAYYSTQFNCIELNATFYRLFKSDVYVNWYDAVPEGFKFFPKLTQSISHFRRLKDIDELVDISVTNMSHLKEKLGMPFLQMHNNFGPKDFERVEAFVELWQYDVPLAMEFRKTEWYNDPEVAPRLYELLEKNKMTNVLVDTAGRRDLMHMRLTTPNAFIRWVGANHPESDRARLDEWVERIADWKAQGLQQLNFFVHQNIEKESPLLSAYFIEKLNKKLGTDLQIPKTL; encoded by the coding sequence ATGAAGTTCGGACAGGTCGAAAACCCGGAAGAGATCGATTTTACGATTCCGCCGGATCATGCGGATACGGCAGCGGTTTTGGGCGGGAAGGCGGCGGATTCGCTGGAGATCCATGTTGGCTGTGCGAAGTGGAATAAGACCGATCTGAAAGGGTTTTATCCGAAGGGTGTGAAGGACGAGTTGGCTTATTATTCGACGCAGTTCAACTGTATCGAGCTGAACGCGACGTTCTACCGGCTATTTAAGTCTGACGTTTATGTGAATTGGTACGATGCCGTGCCGGAGGGCTTTAAATTCTTCCCGAAGCTGACGCAGTCCATCTCGCATTTTCGGCGGCTGAAGGATATAGACGAACTGGTTGATATTTCGGTGACCAACATGTCGCATCTTAAGGAAAAGCTCGGAATGCCGTTCCTGCAGATGCATAACAATTTCGGGCCGAAGGATTTTGAGCGGGTCGAGGCGTTTGTTGAGCTTTGGCAGTACGATGTTCCGTTGGCGATGGAGTTTCGCAAGACGGAATGGTACAACGACCCCGAGGTCGCTCCGCGGCTTTATGAACTGCTCGAGAAAAACAAGATGACCAACGTCCTCGTCGATACCGCCGGACGCCGCGACCTGATGCACATGCGGCTGACGACGCCGAACGCTTTCATTCGCTGGGTCGGCGCAAATCATCCGGAATCGGATCGTGCCCGCCTCGACGAATGGGTCGAGCGAATCGCGGATTGGAAAGCTCAGGGTCTGCAGCAGCTTAATTTCTTCGTCCATCAGAACATCGAAAAAGAATCGCCGCTGCTCTCGGCCTATTTCATCGAGAAACTCAACAAAAAGCTCGGCACCGATCTGCAGATCCCGAAGACATTGTAG
- a CDS encoding GNAT family N-acetyltransferase, which translates to MTNVIKRTNEEDADFLSLVKLLDVELADRDGEEHSFYAQFNKPVGLTGVVVAYREGEEVGCGAFKKYDANSVEIKRMYVRPDRRGLRIAAEVLAELEKWANEVGFSEYVLETGFKQPEAIALYERSGYDVIPNYGQYVGVENSVCMHKKLA; encoded by the coding sequence ATGACCAACGTTATCAAACGCACGAACGAAGAAGATGCTGATTTTCTTTCGCTCGTTAAGCTGCTCGATGTCGAATTGGCTGACCGGGATGGCGAGGAGCATTCGTTTTACGCACAGTTCAATAAACCGGTTGGACTCACCGGCGTTGTGGTCGCATATCGCGAAGGAGAGGAAGTCGGCTGCGGAGCATTTAAGAAATACGACGCAAATTCGGTTGAGATCAAACGAATGTACGTCCGGCCCGATCGCCGCGGGCTTCGGATCGCTGCCGAGGTACTGGCGGAACTGGAAAAGTGGGCGAATGAGGTTGGATTCTCGGAATACGTGCTGGAGACCGGATTCAAACAGCCCGAGGCGATCGCTCTTTACGAACGTTCCGGCTACGACGTGATACCAAATTACGGACAATACGTCGGCGTCGAAAACAGCGTCTGCATGCACAAAAAACTCGCTTAG